The following nucleotide sequence is from Streptomyces sp. NBC_00239.
GCGGCCTGGCGGCTGTGCGTCGTACCGGCGTCCGCCCCGGGGGCCAGCCCCGGTGCGGCCCTGCCGGCCCGGCGCCCGGCGGCGCCCGCCGCTCAGCCGCCGCCCGCCGGACACCAGCCCGCGAGCGGGCCGCCCGCCGGACGGCCCTCCGCCGGGCAGCCGCCCTCAGCCCGGTCCTCCGCAGACCGGTCCTCCGCAGCCCGGTCCTCCTCAGAGCGGTCCGCCACCGGTCCGGCCTCCGCCGGTCAGTTGTCGGACAGCAGTTCGTCCGCGTCCATGATCCGGTAGGCGTAGCCCTGTTCGGCCAGGAACCGCTGCCGGTGGGCGGCGAAGTCCTGGTCGATGGTGTCGCGTGCGACCACCGAGTAGAAGCGGGCCTCGTGACCGTCGGCCTTCGGGCGCAGTACCCGGCCGAGCCGCTGGGCCTCCTCCTGGCGGGAGCCGAAGGTGCCCGAGACCTGGATGGCGACCGTGGCCTCCGGCAGGTCGATCGAGAAGTTGGCGACCTTCGACACCACCAGGACGCTGATCTCGCCCTCGCGGAACGCGTCGAAGAGCTTCTCGCGCTGCGCGTTGGACGTCTCACCCTTGATCACGGGCGCGTCCAGGTGCTCGCCCAGCTCGTCGAGCTGGTCGATGTACTGCCCGATGACCAGGGTCTGCTCACCCCGGTGCTTGCGCACCAGCGCCTCAGTGACCTTCCGCTTCGTCGCGGTCGTCGCGCAGAACCGGTACTTCTCCTCGGTCTCGGCGGTGGCGTACGCGAGCCGCTCGCTCTCGGTCAGGTTGACGCGGACCTCGACGCAGTCGGCGGGCGCGATGTAGCCCTGCGCCTCGATCTCCTTCCACGGCGCGTCGAAGCGCTTCGGGCCGATCAGCGAGAACACGTCCGACTCGCGGCCGTCCTCCCGGACCAGAGTGGCCGTCAGGCCGAGGCGGCGGCGGGCCTGGAGGTCGGCGGTGAACTTGAAGACCGGTGCGGGCAGCAGGTGCACCTCGTCGTAGACGATCAGGCCCCAGTCCCGGGAGTCGAAGAGCTCCAGGTGCGGGTAGACGCCCTTGCGCTTCGTCGTCAGCACCTGGTAGGTGGCGATGGTGACCGGCCGGATCTCCTTGCGGGTGCCGCTGTACTCGCCGATCTCCTCCTCGGTCAGCGAGGTCCGCTTCACCAGCTCGTGCTTCCACTGCCGGGCCGAGACGGTGTTGGTGACCAGGATCAGCGTGGTGGCCTTGGCCTCCGCCATCGCGCCCGCGCCGACCAGCGTCTTGCCGGCGCCGCACGGCAGCACGACCACGCCGGAGCCGCCGTGCCAGAAGCCGTCCACGGCCTGCCGCTGGTAGGGGCGCAGCTTCCAGCCGTCCTCGGCCAGCTCGATCGGGTGCGCCTCGCCGTCCACGTACCCGGCGAGGTCCTCGGCCGGCCAGCCCAGCTTCAGCAGGGTCTGCTTGATCTGGCCGCGCTCGGAGGGGTGCACGGCCACGGTGTCGGGGTCGATGCGGGCGCCGACCAGCGGGGTGACCCGCCGCGACCGCAGGATCTCCTCCAGCACCGGCCGGTCGGTGCTGGTCAGCACGAGCCCGTGCACCGGGTGCTTGCTGAGCGTCAGGCGCCCGTACCGGGCCATCGTCTCGGCGACGTCCACGAGCAGCGCGTGCGGCACCGGGTACCGGGAGAACTCCACCAGCGCGTCGACGACCTGCTCGGCGTCGTGCCCGGCCGCCCGCGCGTTCCACAGGCCGAGCGGCGTGAGCCGGTACGTGTGGATGTGCTCGGGCGCGCGCTCCAGCTCCGCGAACGGAGCGATGGCCCGCCGGCACGCATCGGCAAGCTCGTGGTCGACTTCGAGAAGCAGAGTCTTGTCGCTCTGCACGATGAGGGGCCCGTTCACGCGCATCCCTTCGGCACGGGGTGGCCGTCCGGGTGCGCACGGCCAAACCTCCAGTCTGCCGTATCCGCAGGGACGACGGGGGCACGACGGGGGCACGGCGGGGGCTCGACGTCGGCTCGGCGCGGTCAGGGTGTGCGGGGGCGGCGGGGGAACCGTTGGCGGCCACCGCGCGCAGACCCAGGCCGTCCGGTGGGTGGACCACCACGCTGGGCTTCCTCATGCAGCCGGCGCCACGGTGGGCGGCGGGCCCGTACCCGGGCTTACTCCACGCCGTCGCCCGGGGTGTAAGGGCGTTCGGCGGGGAGGAGCGCGCGGGCCGCTTGGTCGTCGCCGGCGCGGACCAGGGCGTGGATCTCGTGGGCCAGGGGGGTGACGTCGCGGATGGCGACCGTCCACGCGTCGGCGTAGGCGCGGGAGAGGGTGCCGGAGAGGCCGAGCTGGAGGGAGCGGTGCGGCAGCGGGTCGAGGTGGAGGTCGCGCTCGGGGTCCCACTGGATACGGGCCTCGGTGGCGCGCAGCTCGCGCTGCCAGGCGGCGTGGTCGGCGTGCACGCCGGGTGCGTAGTGGGAGAGGCAGGCGTTTCGCACGGCGTGGTCGAAGCCGGCGCGGGTGATCTCGACGGCGAGCACGATCTCCTGATCGGGCTTGGTGCCCCAGCCGCAGCGGTACATCATCCACAGGAACGAGGGCTTGATCCACGTCATCCGGTCGCGCTTCCAGGCGGGCGGGAAGCGGTGGTTGTGGGCGGCGGGCAGGCCGAGGTGGGGGGCGTAGGCCTGGTAGACCGTGACGGTGGTGTCCGTGTGCGCGGCGCGGATCTGGTGGCGGGGGGTCGGGGACGGCTGCTCTGACATGCGGTCAGGATGTGTGCGCGGCCGGGTCGTCGGCCACCGAATAACGGCCGCCACCGGTACGGTCCCCTCCGGCGCGACCCCCGTCCTTGCCGGCTGCCCGGCGTGCAAGTTCAGCCCCGCCGGCGTTTGAGGCGCGGGTCCGGGCGGAGCCCGGTGCCCGGCGGAGCCGGGTTGCTCGTTGGGGCTCCGCCCCAAACCCCGCGCCTCAAACGCCGGCGGGGCTGGAAGTTGCGCGGGGTCAGTTCGCGGGGTGGGTGGGGGTGGGTCAGGCCTGGTCGTCGGCCAGTTCGGCTACGCCGGTGATGCGGTGGAGGGCGTACGTGCGGACGTCGTCGGCCGTGTGGTCGTAGCCCGTGACGAAGCCGCCTTCGACACGGACCGGCGCGATCACCCGCTGGCTGGCCGAGCCCTCCGCGTTCACGTATCCGATCAGCACCGCCGTGCCGGTCATGGCGGCCGCCTGGACCGTCGCGAGGGTCTCGGCCGCGCTGGTGCG
It contains:
- a CDS encoding DNA repair helicase XPB translates to MNGPLIVQSDKTLLLEVDHELADACRRAIAPFAELERAPEHIHTYRLTPLGLWNARAAGHDAEQVVDALVEFSRYPVPHALLVDVAETMARYGRLTLSKHPVHGLVLTSTDRPVLEEILRSRRVTPLVGARIDPDTVAVHPSERGQIKQTLLKLGWPAEDLAGYVDGEAHPIELAEDGWKLRPYQRQAVDGFWHGGSGVVVLPCGAGKTLVGAGAMAEAKATTLILVTNTVSARQWKHELVKRTSLTEEEIGEYSGTRKEIRPVTIATYQVLTTKRKGVYPHLELFDSRDWGLIVYDEVHLLPAPVFKFTADLQARRRLGLTATLVREDGRESDVFSLIGPKRFDAPWKEIEAQGYIAPADCVEVRVNLTESERLAYATAETEEKYRFCATTATKRKVTEALVRKHRGEQTLVIGQYIDQLDELGEHLDAPVIKGETSNAQREKLFDAFREGEISVLVVSKVANFSIDLPEATVAIQVSGTFGSRQEEAQRLGRVLRPKADGHEARFYSVVARDTIDQDFAAHRQRFLAEQGYAYRIMDADELLSDN
- a CDS encoding DUF4291 domain-containing protein → MSEQPSPTPRHQIRAAHTDTTVTVYQAYAPHLGLPAAHNHRFPPAWKRDRMTWIKPSFLWMMYRCGWGTKPDQEIVLAVEITRAGFDHAVRNACLSHYAPGVHADHAAWQRELRATEARIQWDPERDLHLDPLPHRSLQLGLSGTLSRAYADAWTVAIRDVTPLAHEIHALVRAGDDQAARALLPAERPYTPGDGVE